The nucleotide window GCCTACGGGTATCCGATCGAGGCCGCGGCACAGATTGCGCTGGGCGTCGTGCGGGACTATCTCGAAGGTCATCGAGGAATCCGCTTGGTCCGCTTTGTCCTTTTCGGCACGATGGCCTTTGAGGTGTATGAACGGGTTTTAAGGGCGATGGGAGGGGAAGGTCGATAAATCCGGCCTAGGTTGAATGATTCGCGGACCGGCGGGGGGCTTGATCCCGGTTCACCACCCAGGTCCCGCTTTTTTCCAACATTCGCAGTAGCTGCACGGCGTTGTGGACCTTGAGCTTGGAGTAAATGTTGGCCCGGTGGGTTTCGACCGTTTTGATGCTGATCGAAAGGCGCGCGGAGATCTGGCGATTGTTGGACCCCTGTGCGATCAGGCGGGTGATCTCATGCTCCCGTTTTGTCAGCCGATCCGTTCCGTGGACCGAGTCGGCGCTCTTTGGCTCGTCCGCGGTCTCCGGAAATTCCCGGTCGCTCGTCAAATCGAAGGCGCGGGGGTTCTTAAAGCGGCTTAAAGGGGTTGAAAGATGGATTCCGTGCGCCGTCAATCCATCCCATTCCCGCTTCCAGAGCACCCGTCCATGAAAATGCTCGATCGCGACCGCTTCGGAGGGACGGCTCAGTTCAAGTTCGAGGATGACCTCCGCGTCCAGCGGAAGGGAGGTCTTCGAATAGAAGCAGAGGCCTTGGCGGCTGATGTTCGCCGTGTAGATGACCCCGCTTTCGGCCGACAAAAGCGTCGCGGCTTTTCCCCGGCTGGTCAACGGAATGCGTATCAGCGACCGTTTCTCCATACTATTTTAAAAGCTAACCCACTTTCTCGAATTGTCAAGCCTGCCGGATCGGCGGATCCGGAGAGTTCCGGGCGGCCGAACGGATTTTTCGCTTGAATTCTTTTTTGGGGTTTGTTATAGTGCCAAGCGTAACGTTTTGAGTTTTACAAGGGCTGAACACGTCGCCCCTGCGTTGTTGGTGAGGGGTGAGAAATTTTGACCCAACGCCTTGTCTTTGGGAGCCATGCCCTGGGAATGGTGTGCACGCCCCATCGTAACGAGGGGAAGCCTGAAATTCCCATCACGGCGCCCACCTGGAAAACCGGGTTCAAGACATTCCGCTCTGCCACGGCAATCGCGGGGGCCTAATTAAAACGGGAGAAAACGGGTTTCGGGCAAAGGTTCCGAGGCTTCTGAACTGAGACGATAAGGATGGGGAAGGTCTTGAATTTATGGACAGAGAATTCTTCCGGCGGTTTTATCGATTGGATCGAGGCCGGCCGGAATATCTTGGAGCTTGAAAAAAGGCGGGAGGAATGAATTCGGTTTCTATTTTGACCGGGCGGCGGGAATGGAACGATGATCGATTGTCTTGCGCCTTTCCATGGGCGACGGTCGAAACGCATTCCGGGAACCGGTCCCCCGAACGATAGCCTTTGCTCCGCCTTCCATCCCAGCGTCGGTCTTCCTGATCAGCTGTCCTAATCGGCCCGTCTGTTTTCCCCCGTACAACAAACAGCATCGAAGGAGTTTCTTCAACAGAATGTGGAGGGGGTGACGATTATTATTACCTGGATCATTGCAGTCATCGCAGCCGCCGGGGGCGGCGCCGCCGGGGTGGCGGTCGGGTTGTATCTTCGTCGAGAGGGGATCTCCCGAAAATTACGCGAGGCCGAGGAAGGGGCCGCCCGGGTCCTCCGCAACGCCGAGCAGGAAGCGGAGAACAAGCGGCGGGAGGCCCAGATTGAAAGCAAGAGCCGCATCCTGCAGGAGCGAACCGAGTTTGAGAAGGAAATTCGGGAGCGCCGATCGGAACTGACCGCGCTGGATCGTCGGTTGAGCCAGCGGGAAGAACATCTGGACAAACGGGCCACCCAGCTGGACCGTCGCGAGGGCGACCTGAACCGGATCGACCGGGACCAGGTGGCGCGCGAGAAAGTAATTCGCGACAAAGAAAAGACCCTGGAAGACGGGCTCCGCGAGCAACGGCAGCAGTTGGAGCGCTTGTCGGGCGTCACGGCGGAGGAGGCCAAGAAGCAGTTGATCCACGCCATGGAGGAAGAGGCGAGGTACGACGCGGCGAAGATGATGAAGCGGATCACGGAAGAAACCCGCGAGAAGGCCGAACGCGAATCGAAAGAGATCATGGTCACCGCGATGCAGCGTCTTTCACGGGATTATATCGCGGAGGCGACCATCTCGGTCGTGAATCTGCCCAATGAAGGGATGAAAGGCCGTATCATCGGCCGCGAGGGTCGGAACATCCGGGCCCTGGAAAGCGCCACGGGCATCGACCTGATCATCGACGACACGCCGGACGCCGTCATCGTCTCCGGGTTCGATCCCTACCGTCGGGAGATCGCCAAGATCGCCCTGGAGCGTCTCATGTCGGACGGGAGGATTCACCCGGCCCGCATCGAGGAGATGGTGGAGAAGGTCAAGAAGGAGCTGGACAAGCTGATGAAGGAAGAGGCCGAGAAGATCATTTTCGACCTCGGACTTCAGGACTTCCATCCCGAAATCGTGAAGACGCTGGGCCGCCTGAAGTACCGGACCAGTTACGGACAGAATAATCTGGCCCACGCGCGGGAAGCGGCTTTCATCGCCGGGATCATGGCCTCGGAGCTGGGCATGGATGTCAAGCTGAGCAAACGGGCGGCGCTCCTCCATGACATCGGCAAGGCCGTCAGTCATGAGGAAGAAGGCTCTCATGCGGCCTTGGGCGCCGACCTCGTGAAGCGTTACGGCGAGTCGCCGAAGGTGGTGAACGCGGTCGCCGCGCACCACGGGGAAATCGAGGCCACCTGTATCGAGTCGGTTCTGGTGATGGGTGCCGAGGGACTTTCGGCGGCGCGGCCGGGGGCGCGGAGGGAATCCGTCGAATCCTACGTGAAGCGCCTGGAAAAACTGGAACAGCTGGCCACCTCCTTCAAGGGCGTGGAAAAGGCCTATGCGATTCAGGCAGGCCGCGAGATCCGGATTATCGTCAAGCAGGACGAAGTGTCGGACGCCGAATCGGCCATGATCTCGAGGGAGATCGCCAAGAAGGTGGAACAGGAATTAACCTATCCCGGCCAGATTAAGGTGACCGTGATCCGCGAGAACCGGTACATCGAGTACGCCCGGTAATCGTAGGGGCGATGCATGCATCGCCCCTACATCGTTAATGGGATAAGCTTTCGTGAAAATTTTAATGATCGGGGACATTATCGGCGAGCCCGGACGGAATATTCTGGCCCGGAAGCTCAGCCATCTGATGGAGACCTACGAAATCGATTTCGTGATCGCCAACGGAGAGAATTCCGCGGGCGGGTTCGGGATCACTCCCAAGATCGCCGAAGAGTTGTACCTTCTGGGCGTCGATGTGATCACCACCGGAAACCACGTCTGGGACAAGAAGGAGATCGTGGACTATATCACGCAGCAGCCGCGTCTTCTTCGGCCGGCCAATTATCCCGATTCGACGCCCGGAGCCGGTTCGGCCGTGATCAGCCTCAGCCGGACGGAAAAGGTGGCGGTGCTTCAGTTAATGGGCCGGGTCTTCATGCCGACCACGGACTGTCCTTTCCAGATCGGCTGGCGCGAGGTCGCACGTCTCCGGGCCGAGACCCCGATCATCATCGTGGACATGCATGCCGAGGCCACCTCGGAGAAGCGGGCCATGGGGTGGTATCTGGACGGCGAGGTCAGCGCGGTCGTGGGAACCCACACCCATGTCCAGACGGCCGACGAAGAGATCCTCCCGAAGGGCACCGCCTATCTCACGGATGCCGGCATGACGGGGCCGATGCATTCGGTCATCGGAATGAATAAAGATCAAGTGATCCACCGCTTTCTGCACCAGATGCCGCAGCGGTTCGAGATGGGCGGCGGTCCGTGCGTGATTTCGGCCGCCCTCCTGACCGTCGATGTCAACGGACGGGCCCAGTCCATCGTCCGGCTGCAGGTGAAGGATACGGATTAGAGCGCACGTCCTCTTAGGCCATGATGCCAAACGCTTCCCACGCCCCGATTCTTTCGGTGTCGGCCCTGACGCGGCTCATCAAGCAGCAGCTGGAGAACCGCTTCGTCGACGTCTGGGTCGAAGGAGAAACGTCCAACCTGAGAATGCCGGGCTCCGGGCACCTTTATTTCACCCTCAAGGATGAAAGCGCGCAGCTTCGGGCCGTGCTTTTTCGATCCTCGGGACGTTCCGTCAAGTTTATTCCAAAAGAAGGACAGCAGGTCCTGTGCCACGGTCGTATGACGGTCTACGAGCCGCGGGGGGAGTATCAGATCGTCGTCGATTCCATCGAGCCCCGGGGGATCGGAGCCCTCCAGGCGGCTTTCGAGCAACTGAAGGAGCGCCTTCAGAAAGAAGGCCTCTTTGATCCTTCGCGCAAAAAGCCGCTCCCGGCGCTTCCGCGCCGAATCGGCATCGTGACGTCGCCGACGGGCGCGGCGATCCGGGACATGCTCAAGGTGTTGAACGGACCCCGGGCGAGGCTGGAGATCGTGATCGATCCGGTGCCGGTCCAGGGGGAAGGCGCCGCGGAGGCCATCGCCGCGGCCATCGACGAATTAAACGACCGGGGCCCGTTCGATCTCCTGATCGTCGGACGCGGCGGCGGCTCGTTGGAAGATCTGTGGGCCTTCAACGAGGAAGCCGTTGCCCGGGCGATCTTCCGGTCCAAAATTCCGGTCATCTCGGCCGTCGGTCACGAGGTGGATTATACCATTTCGGATTTCGTCGCGGACCATCGGGCCCCCACCCCGACAGCGGCGGCCGAACGGGTGATACAGGCCCGCCGGGAATGGCAGGATCGGGTCGCATTTCAAAGGGTTCGTATGGGCCACGAAATGCAACGCGGATTCGACAGGGTCCGGAGCCGTCTGAACGTTTTTCAACGGGCGCTTCGCGATCCACGCAAGTCCATCGAAGCCCATCTGCTCCGCCTGGACGAGCTGGAGGGGCGCATCCGTCGGGGACTGTTCAACACGTTGCGGCAACAGGCCCAGCGCCTGCGGCATGCCCGTGAGAGCCTCCGGCACCGCAGCCCGGTGGACCGCCTGCACCGGCTCGGGACGCAGACTCAGGAGCTGACCAAGCGCTTTGAACTCCAGGCGGGGTATTATCTCCGCCAAAAGCGGAATCGTCTGGAATCCCTGTTGACCGCCCTGGACGGTTTAAGCCCGCTCGCCATCTTAAGCCGCGGATACAGCATTACGCGGAAGCTTCCGGAGCTGGGGCTCATCAAAAAGGCGCAGGAAGTGGATCCGGGCGAGCGCGTGCAAGTCCGCTTGCATCAAGGCGCTTTGATCTGCCGTGTCGAAGAAACCGAGGGATAATCCGATGGCCCAATTCAAATTTGAGGATGCGCTGGCCCGACTTGAAACCATCGTTGGACAGCTCGAAAAGGGCGATCTTCCCCTTGAAGATTCGCTGAAGATCTTCGAGGAGGGGGTCCGGCTTTCCAAAAATTGTTTGAAGTTGCTTGAAGAGGCGGAACGCAAGGTGGAGATCCTGTTGCAGGATAAGGACGGCCGGAAACGCCCCAGGCCCTTTGAAATGGAAAAGGAAGACCGGGAAGGGGTCCACGAAGACATCCCCGATGCTGAAGACCAGGATTGAACGGGAACTGAAGCAATATCTGGAAGACCGGAGGGCCCGGATCGACCGGACGCTGGAGGTTTACCTCCCGACCGCGATGACCGTTCCGGAGCGGCTTCACGAGGCAATGCGCTACAGCCTTTTCGCCGGGGGGAAACGGATCCGGCCGATTCTCGCGATCGCGGCCTTCGAAGCGGTCTCGGGAGAAGGGCGGCCCCCCGATACAATAGACTCGATACTGCCGGTCGTGGCCTCCATCGAGTTGGTCCACACCTATTCCCTGGTTCATGACGATCTTCCGGCGATGGACGACGACGACTATCGTCGCGGTCGGCTCACCAGCCACAAAAAGTTCGGCGAGGCGGCCGCCATCCTGTCGGGCGACGCGCTTCTGAGCGCGGCCTTTGCCCTTCTCTCGGATCGAGACTTGAATCGGACGATCCCGCCGGATATACTGCTATCGGTCATTCAGGAACTCGGGCTGGCGGCCGGGAGCCTTGGGATGGTCGGGGGACAGTTCGTGGACATGGAGTCCGAGGGCCTGATCGGATCGCAGACCGTATCGGAAGAAACCCTCCGCTATGTCCATTCCCATAAAACCGGCGCGCTGATCCGCGCCGCCGTCCGGATCGGGGCGCTTCTGGGGAGGGCCGGGACGGAAGCGCTGTCTTCCGTGACGGCCTACGGGGAGAAGGCGGGACTGGCGTTCCAGGTCGCGGACGACATCCTTGATCTGGAAGGGACGGAGAAGGAAACCGGGAAGCGTGTTCGAAAAGACGATGCCCATCGCAAATTAACCTACCCGACGGTCGTGGGCCTGGAAGCGTCCAAGCGCTTTGCCGATCGGCTAATCCGCGAGGCCGATGAGGCGTTGGCCTCTTTCGGCCCCGAGGCGGATCCCCTCCGGGCGATCGCGCGGTTCATCGTCGAGAGGAAGTCTTGATCCGGAAAGCCAATCGGTAAGGCGTCTTTTTATAGAAGGAGTCATTCATGCGTTTGTTGGACAGGATCAACAGCCCGTCGGATCTGAAAAAACTTCCCCGGACGGACCTCCCGGCGCTGGCGCAGGAAATACGGGAAGAAATCATCCGGGTCACCTCGATCAACGGAGGCCACCTCGCGACCAATCTGGGCATTGTCGAGCTGACGCTGGCGTTGCACGCCGTCTTCGACGCGCCGCGGGACAAGATCGTCTGGGATACCGGCAATCAGGTTTATGCGCACAAATTGATCACCGGCCGGCGGGAGCAGTTTGACACGATCCGACGATTCGGGGGGCTCAGCGGGTTCACCCGTCGCGAAGAAAGCCCGTACGACTCTTTCAATGCCGGCCACGCCGGGACCTCGATTTCGGCTGCGCTGGGCATGGTGGAGGCGCGCGATCATCTCGGACAGAATCACAAGGTGATCGCCGTGATCGGGGACGGCGCGATGACGGCCGGAATGGTTTACGAAGGGCTCAACCAGGCCGGGGCCTCCAAAAAGGATTTCATCGTCATCCTCAATGACAACGAGATGTCGATCTCGAAGAATGTCGGGGCGATCTCGGCCTACCTATCCCGAATCATCACGGGCCAGTTCTATACCAAGGTGAAGGAGGAGGCCAAGCACCTTTTGAAAACAATCCCCCGAATCGGGCCGCCCATGATCAAGGCCGCGCACAAGGTGGAGGAATCGGCCAAAGGGTTCATCGGGCCGGGTCTTCTGTTTGAGGAACTGGGATTTCAATACATCGGTCCGATCGACGGAAACCGCTTCGAGCATCTCTTCCCGACCCTGGAGAATATCAGCCGCTTGAAGGGCCCGATCCTGGTTCATGTCATCACGAAAAAAGGCAAAGGATACGAGCCGGCCGAACGGAATCCGGTCACGCTCCATGCGGCCTCGCCTTTTCAAGTCCAGACAGGGCAGGCCCGCAAGACCCCCCGTTTTCCGACGTACACGCAGGTCTTCGCCTCGACATTGGGCCGGCTGGCCAAGCGGGATAAACAGATCATGGCGATCACGGCCGCGATGCCGGAGGGCACGGGACTTTCCCGGTTCGCCCAGGAATTTCCGGATCGTTGCTATGACGTCGGGATCGCCGAGCCCCACGCCGTCACCTTTGCGGCCGGGCTGGCGGCCGCGGGTCTCCGCCCGGTGGTCGCGATCTATTCCACGTTCATGCAACGGGCCTACGATCAGATCCTTCATGATGTCTGCATTCAGAACCTCCCGGTCGTGCTTTGTCTGGACCGCGCCGGTCTCGTCGGAGAAGACGGCCACACGCACCACGGGATCTTTGATATCGGATTCCTTCGCATCATTCCCAACCTCGTGATCATGGCCCCGAAGGATGAGAACGAGCTGCAGCACATGGTCTACACCGCGACCAAACACGAGGGACCGGTGGCAATCCGTTATCCGCGCGGGGAAGGTCTCGGGGTGGGAATGGATGCGCGGTTGATGCGGCTTCCCATCGGTAAGGCCGAGTTGCTGAAAAACGGGAACGATGTGGCGATTCTGGCCTTGGGTCACGGGGTCTACCCTTCGCTGGAGGCGGCCCGCGAGCTCGAAAAAGAGGGGATTTCGGCGGCCCTGGCGAATGTCCGTTTTGTCAAACCCCTCGATCGCGAATTGATATCGCAGCTGGCCCGGAGGACGCGGCGCCTGGTGACCGTGGAAGAGCATGTTTTGCAGGGCGGTTTCGGCTCGGCCGTATTGGAAGTCCTGGAAGAGGAAGGCCTGTCTGGTGTGGAGGTGAAACGGATCGGCCTGCCAGACCATTTTATCCAGCACGGCGCGGTCCGAACGTTGCGCGAGCGCTTCGGTTTCACGGCCGAAACGCTTCTTCGCGACATCCAATTCTTTGTCCAGGCCGGCCTCTCCCCCCTCCGTCTGCCGGAGGCGCAGAGACAGGCGGGCCATCCAAACGTGGAAGTGCCGCGGCGGGTGGGTTGATCCGGTGATCTCCCGCCCCGTCAAAAAACGCGTCAAGAATCGTTTGGACCGGGCCCTGGTTGATCGCGGCCTGGCCGACAGCCGGGAGAAGGCGCAGGCCCTGATCCTGGCCGGCGCGGTCGAGGTGGACGGGGCGCGGGCGACGAAGGCCGGGATACCGGTCGAGGATGGAGCGGCCGTCCGGATTCGGGAAGAAGAGGCCGGGACGGCCCTCCGCTACGTCGGTCGCGGCGGCCTGAAGCTCGAGGCCGCGATCGAGCATTTCGGCATCGACCTCGAAGGGAAGATCGCGGTCGATATCGGCGCGTCGACCGGGGGTTTTACGGACTGTCTCCTTCAACACGGCGCGGCCCGCGTCTATGCCGTCGATGTGGGTTACGGCCAGCTGGCCTGGTCCTTGCGCCGGGACGCGCGGGTCCGGGTGATCGAGCGAACCAATATCCGAACCCTCGCGTCCGGCCGAATTCCGGAGCCCGCCGATCTGGCGACGATCGATGTTTCCTTCATCTCACTCACCAAGGTGCTGCCGAAGGCGGCCGAACTCCTGAAGCCGGGCGGTGAAATCGTGGCGCTGGTCAAGCCCCAGTTCGAGGTGGGGAAAGGAGAGGTGGGGAAGGGGGGCGTCGTCCGGGATCCGGCGAAGCGCGAAAGCGCCTTGGACGGTGTCGTCCGCTTTGCCCGATCGGCGGGATGGATCGCCAAGGGCGTAATGCCTTCGCCGATCACGGGACAAAAAGGCAATGTCGAGTATCTCATTCACCTTGTGAAACCATGAAGACCGTTTTGGTCACCGGCGGCGCGGGGTTTATCGGATCCCATGTGGTGGAACGTCTGCTGTCGGAGCGGAACCGGGTCGTTTGTCTGGATAACTTCGATCCGTTTTACGATCCCGCTGTCAAACGGGGGAACCTTCGATGGGCCCTCGAACAGTCGAACTTTCGGCTGGTCGAGGGCGATATCCGGGACGAGCCGACCCTGGCCCGATTGTTCCGGGAAGAGCGCATCGAGTCCGTCTTTCACGCGGCGGCCCGGGCGGGGGTGCGTCCTTCGATTCAGGATCCGGTTTTGTATCATGATGTGAACGTCCACGGAACCACACGGCTTCTGGAAGCGGCCCGGTCGGCCCCGGTCCAAAACTTCGTGTTTGCGTCTTCCTCCTCGGTGTACGGCGTTTCCAACCGCGTTCCCTTCTCGGAAGAAGATCCGGCCGACTTTCCGATCTCGCCCTACGCCGCCACCAAGCGGGCCGGAGAATTGCTGTGTTACACCTATCACCATTTGTACGGAATCCCGGTGACCTGTTTGCGCTTCTTCACCGTCTACGGTCCTCGTCAGCGCCCCGAAATGGCCATCCATAAATTCACGCGGCTGGTGGACGAGGGACTCCCGGTTCCCGTATTCGGCGACGGGACTTCGCGCCGCGATTACACCTATATCTCGGATGCCGTCGAGGGAGTCCTCCGGGCGCTGACGCAACCCCGGCCGTATGAAATCCTGAACATCGGGGAATCCCGGACCACCGAACTGCGGGACCTGGTGGCGAAGATCGAGCAGGCCTTGAACAAGAAGGGGCAAATTCGGGCGATGCCGTCCCAGGCCGGGGATGTGCCGCTGACCTTCGCGGATGTCGGGAAGGCCAAACGGCTTCTCGGATACGAGCCCCGGACGTCCATCGAGGACGGTCTGAGAAAATTTGTGGAATGGTATCGGAAAAATAAAAATTTCAACAAGGAGAATCCATGAAGGTGTTGGTGACCGGAGGAGCGGGATTCATCGGATCGCATCTTGTGGACCGGCTGATCCAGGAGGGGCACGACGTGGTGGTGGTGGATAATCTTTCCACCGGAAAAAAGAAGAATATCAACCGCGATGCCCATTTCTACAAGGCCGATATTCTCAACCCGAGGATCGAAAAGATCTTCAAGAAGGAAAAACCGGATTTGATCAGTCACCACGCGGCCCAGATGGACGTGCGCCGGTCCGTGGCCGACCCGATCTTTGACGCCCATGTGAACGTTTTGGGTCTTCTCAATGTCCTGGAGAACGCCGTTCGGCACGGGACGAAGAAGGTGATTTTCGCCTCTTCCGGCGGCGCGGTGTACGGCGAACAGCAGGTGTTCCCGGCCCCCGAAACGCATCCGCTGCACCCCGTATCTCCATACGGGATCAGCAAGTTGGCCGGCGAACACTACCTTTACTACTACCAGCAGGTGGCCGGCCTGAATTATGTCGCCTTGCGCTACGCCAATGTCTACGGCCCGCGTCAAGATCCCTTCGGGGAAGCCGGCGTGGTGGCCATCTTCAGTCAGAAGACCTTGATGAACGACCAGCCCATCATCAACGGCAACGGAAAACAGACGAGGGACTACATCTTTGTGGAGGACGTGGTCGAGGCCCACATGGCCGTGATCGAAAACAGCATCAAGGGGATTTTTAATGTCGGCACCGGCAAAGAGACTTCGGTCAACCAGCTCTTCCGTCACTTGGTCGATATTTCAGGGGCGAAGGTCAAGGAAGTCTACGGCCCGGAGAAACGGGGCGAGCAAACCCGAAGCGTCCTGGACTATACCAAGCTCAAGAAGGCGACCGATTGGGAACCCAAGGTCGAACTCTATGACGGACTGAAGATGACGGTGGATTATTTCCGGACGGCCCTCCAATTGACAACCTAACCCCGTGTGCTATCTTTAATATGCATGAACGCCTGTTATTTCGCCCGGCGTTTATCTAACAACGCATAAACATTAGAAATCTAAATCCATACGCTATTCCGCTGCGTTTTACACAGGGAACGGCTCTGTGGAGGATGGACTATGCCCCTGCCACAACAGAAACGGAAGATGCTCGGGGAAATGATGATCTCCGAAGGGCTGCTCAGCCGCGAACAGCTCGATCGCGCCCTCAGCGAGCAGAAGCTACACGGCGGCCGGATCGGAACGATCCTCCGGAGCATGGGCTTCGTCACCGAAGAAGAAATCATCAAGGTGCTTGGGAAGCAGATGGGGATTCAGCCCGTGACGCTTTCCAGCATCATCATCGATCCGGACGTTGTGACGATCATTCCGGAAACGTTGGCCCGCCGGCATCAAGTCATCCCGGTCTTCAAGAAAAATCGAACCCTCACCCTGGCGATGGTCGATCCGTTGAATGTGTTTGCCATCGACGATCTGCAACGGGCGACCGGCATGGAGATCCTGCCGGTCGTCACGTCGGAGACCGAGCTGATGAAGGCCATCGATCGATTCTACAGCGCGACGTCGACCATGGAAGAAGCGGCGAAGGAGGCCGATCTCCAGGGATACGGCGTGATGCCGGAGGAACAGGTGATCGATCTCCAGCGCATCGGGGACGACACGCCGATGATCAAGCTGGTGAATACCATGATCGCCCAGGCCGTTCGGGAAGGCGCCAGCGATATTCATATCGAACCGGACGCCGAGGTCCTGCGGATTCGCTACCGGGTGGACGGAATGCTCCGGGAGGTGATGAACCCGCCGCGGAATCTCCAGGCCGGCGTCGTTTCCCGAATCAAGATTATGGCCGATCTGGACATCGCCGAGAAGCGGGTTCCTCAGGACGGCCGGATCCAGATGAAGGTGGGCGAAAAGGACGTGGACATCCGGTTGTCCACCCTGCCCACAATCTTCGGCGAGAAGTTGGTGATGCGGCTGCTGGACAAGGGCAGCGTCCTTTTGGGTTTGGAGGAGATGGGGCTTTCGACGGACACGTTGAAGACGTTCGAGAAAATGATTCGTCGGCCGCACGGGCTCCTGCTCGTGACCGGCCCGACCGGGAGCGGGAAGACCACCACGCTCTATGCCGCGTTGAACCGCATCAGTTCCATCGAGAAAAATGTAATCACGATCGAGGACCCCGTCGAATATCAACTCAAGTACATCAATCAGGTTCATGTGAATCCCAAGGTGGGCATTACGTTCGCCAACGGCCTGCGGTCCATCCTGCGGCAGGACCCCAACGTGATCATGGTGGGCGAGATCCGGGATACCGAGACGGTTTCGATCGCGATCCAGGCCGCGCTGACGGGCCATTTGGTTTTTTCAACCCTGCACACGAACGACGCAGCGGGGGCGGTGGCCCGGCTGCTGGATATGGGCGCCGAGCCGTTTCTGGTCGCCTCGTCGTTCATCGGGGTGATGGCCCAGCGATTGGTGCGAAAAGTCTGCGCCCATTGCAAGGTTCCTTACATCCCGCCGGCGGACCAGGTCAAGAGCCTGGATCTGGAGAAGCT belongs to Nitrospiria bacterium and includes:
- a CDS encoding GDP-mannose 4,6-dehydratase yields the protein MKTVLVTGGAGFIGSHVVERLLSERNRVVCLDNFDPFYDPAVKRGNLRWALEQSNFRLVEGDIRDEPTLARLFREERIESVFHAAARAGVRPSIQDPVLYHDVNVHGTTRLLEAARSAPVQNFVFASSSSVYGVSNRVPFSEEDPADFPISPYAATKRAGELLCYTYHHLYGIPVTCLRFFTVYGPRQRPEMAIHKFTRLVDEGLPVPVFGDGTSRRDYTYISDAVEGVLRALTQPRPYEILNIGESRTTELRDLVAKIEQALNKKGQIRAMPSQAGDVPLTFADVGKAKRLLGYEPRTSIEDGLRKFVEWYRKNKNFNKENP
- a CDS encoding NAD-dependent epimerase/dehydratase family protein, which codes for MKVLVTGGAGFIGSHLVDRLIQEGHDVVVVDNLSTGKKKNINRDAHFYKADILNPRIEKIFKKEKPDLISHHAAQMDVRRSVADPIFDAHVNVLGLLNVLENAVRHGTKKVIFASSGGAVYGEQQVFPAPETHPLHPVSPYGISKLAGEHYLYYYQQVAGLNYVALRYANVYGPRQDPFGEAGVVAIFSQKTLMNDQPIINGNGKQTRDYIFVEDVVEAHMAVIENSIKGIFNVGTGKETSVNQLFRHLVDISGAKVKEVYGPEKRGEQTRSVLDYTKLKKATDWEPKVELYDGLKMTVDYFRTALQLTT
- the gspE gene encoding type II secretion system ATPase GspE, which gives rise to MPLPQQKRKMLGEMMISEGLLSREQLDRALSEQKLHGGRIGTILRSMGFVTEEEIIKVLGKQMGIQPVTLSSIIIDPDVVTIIPETLARRHQVIPVFKKNRTLTLAMVDPLNVFAIDDLQRATGMEILPVVTSETELMKAIDRFYSATSTMEEAAKEADLQGYGVMPEEQVIDLQRIGDDTPMIKLVNTMIAQAVREGASDIHIEPDAEVLRIRYRVDGMLREVMNPPRNLQAGVVSRIKIMADLDIAEKRVPQDGRIQMKVGEKDVDIRLSTLPTIFGEKLVMRLLDKGSVLLGLEEMGLSTDTLKTFEKMIRRPHGLLLVTGPTGSGKTTTLYAALNRISSIEKNVITIEDPVEYQLKYINQVHVNPKVGITFANGLRSILRQDPNVIMVGEIRDTETVSIAIQAALTGHLVFSTLHTNDAAGAVARLLDMGAEPFLVASSFIGVMAQRLVRKVCAHCKVPYIPPADQVKSLDLEKLLDGRKEVRLVKGAGCPQCRNTGYSGRIGIYELLPIDEAIRNLIVAKASSSAIRNRAVQSGFIGLRPQGLAAAVKGITTVEEVLRVTQEIEG